A DNA window from Campylobacter concisus contains the following coding sequences:
- a CDS encoding DegT/DnrJ/EryC1/StrS family aminotransferase — MREIPFYRPTITERESELIEEALHSENTTNIVARFEEKLKEYFGAKFVVTTNNIAAAHHLALSALDTKRGDKVICSINAFPSIAQAVRHFDAEPIFVDVDEEDFNICPDALEKVLKEQNHKKLKCAFISHIAGQSARMDEITAVCEKYGVKILDDANRGMGLTYNGKKVGSDSFLSCFQTHSRVQNPISTVGFFTTNDEEIYKRAKLLRNYALVNGIDKFGSLSYIYDVVDIGLKYDINSINAAFSIAQLERTDKLIQRRQEIAKIYDKELGECHNITIPVKKREHIYTQYIIKINKNRDGFARELLEHGIHTSLHYIPIHLLSYYKNKYSLKVNDFPNALKNYQQVLSLPIYHSLSDEEVQYICSKVKEISKTRV, encoded by the coding sequence ATGAGAGAGATTCCGTTTTATAGACCAACTATCACTGAGCGTGAAAGTGAGCTTATTGAGGAGGCTTTGCACTCTGAAAATACTACTAATATCGTTGCTAGATTTGAAGAGAAGTTAAAAGAGTATTTTGGTGCAAAATTTGTAGTTACCACAAATAATATTGCAGCTGCACATCACTTGGCACTAAGCGCGCTTGACACTAAACGCGGAGATAAGGTCATTTGCTCCATAAATGCCTTTCCTAGCATTGCACAAGCTGTTAGACATTTTGATGCTGAACCTATTTTTGTGGATGTTGATGAAGAAGATTTTAACATCTGCCCAGACGCCCTTGAGAAAGTGCTAAAAGAGCAAAATCATAAAAAATTAAAATGTGCTTTTATCTCTCATATCGCAGGTCAAAGTGCCAGGATGGACGAGATAACGGCGGTTTGTGAGAAATACGGTGTAAAAATTTTAGATGATGCAAATCGCGGTATGGGACTAACATACAATGGCAAAAAAGTTGGCTCAGACTCCTTTTTATCGTGCTTTCAAACACATTCGCGTGTACAAAATCCTATATCAACGGTTGGATTTTTTACGACAAATGATGAGGAAATTTATAAAAGAGCAAAACTACTTCGCAACTATGCCCTTGTAAATGGCATTGATAAATTCGGTAGCTTGAGTTATATTTATGATGTCGTAGATATTGGCTTAAAGTATGATATAAACTCGATAAATGCAGCATTTTCTATTGCGCAGCTAGAAAGAACAGACAAGCTCATACAAAGAAGGCAAGAGATCGCAAAAATTTATGATAAAGAGCTTGGTGAGTGCCACAATATAACAATCCCTGTCAAAAAACGCGAGCACATTTATACTCAGTATATTATTAAGATAAATAAAAATCGTGATGGCTTTGCTAGAGAGCTTTTGGAGCATGGCATTCACACATCATTGCACTACATACCGATACATTTACTAAGTTATTATAAAAACAAATACTCGCTTAAAGTAAATGATTTTCCAAATGCTTTAAAAAATTATCAGCAAGTGTTGTCATTGCCTATTTATCATAGTCTGAGTGATGAAGAGGTGCAATACATCTGCAGCAAAGTAAAAGAAATTTCTAAAACTCGTGTTTAA